The Rosa rugosa chromosome 3, drRosRugo1.1, whole genome shotgun sequence sequence AGCCCTTGAAATCACCaaagatcatcactatgatcacctcacatgccgtttttagtcggaatagtgaccgaaggtggctctaggtaccatttaaaatgaaatcgaaaagttcgggtactggttgtgatcaaaattgaagttcaggtaccatcgataagattgaggtatagttcaggtactatTTGTGATTTTTACCCTTTTCTAAATAAACATTGAAACCAAAAGATAATTTCCCTTAACAGCATCTTTAAAACAACATATCagtttgtataggaatgccaataAAAAAAACCGTATACCAATAATCTCCCCCTTTgacattcctatacaaaactgCTCTACCATATGtaaactccccctcaacaagtactTGAGAAACATCACAACtcttcattcattcattcctGAAACTTTATCACACATTAGTTAAAATGCATAAGATAGAATAACGTTATCACAGTTATGAATCTgttttctccccctttttgaataGGAGGATCACACATAGATGAGGCACAGTAGACACTAGCCCAAGTCGAatcaatcagaggaagatagtccaagtattaatactccccctaagtgtgatcatgttatgaaagatgcaagaatgaaatgcaaacacacaatgagtggggttgtatccaaatgctaagaacagatttaattcgcatagcttttccaacaagagcaataccacttaaccagaaacaagagtgcaacaaaataagttcacacgAGTGAATTTATTCCAacaatcacaaggtaagatagagggtgatcgagtattctatacctcttgttgtgaagagtgaacatatctcaagatggggtgtgtaatatttgtggaaacctgaaaagcaaggctcacatacgaaacacatttaagcacataaactttaggggaaatgatcatttacccaatttctgcttaacaattgcccacttgcacaacgaagagtttaaaaaccgcatttacccaaaacactctacgatattatttcccctttacccaattaattcttttttaattctttttatttatttttgggacttttttgccctctccttctttctcacttagagggagaaatcatcatccaccttgccggacttcggtgaccagtggccggcctcggactccggtgaccggtccccaataatacccagtaaccatattattgccccccaaaaatcatattatttcctCCCAAAAATTATATTATTGCCTCTAATAATCATgatattgccgtccagtgaattgtatgaactcccaaaaccaaaatggatACACTAcatgcacaattgatcaatttataatcaaattattggctcccaataatcatattagtgcctcccaaaaatcatattattgccccccaatacaaagtccaatgtctctactgcctcccaatagaccaccaaaaatgcaccattttgtaggattcacagataatttgactataatacacagaaaacaacaagtaacttatcaaaacaccacactatagtgatccctgtccatagtatcaaagtctactgggggccaataatgtgtctattgcctcccaataatcatattattgcctcccaataatcatattattgccatCAAGTGAaatgcataaactcccaaatcCAAAATGAAACAGACGCAATTGATCAATTATATATTCAATTGTAtaagttcacttttttttttcttccccatTCTCAGAACTCAAAGtataccaaaaaaacaaaaacaaaaagttgcTCTGGGCACCCTATTGGATTGACCGGGATGAAGTCACCGGCAATTGCTCTGGCCCAAAACCACAAAGCCGTTTCACCGGACAAAGACACCAGCGCCGAGATCCGTGATCATCATGAACCTCGACAACCGACCTTCGCTTCACGATCTGCAGAAGCTAAGAGGAAGGTCGCCACCGATTTTCCCGACCTGTTCACCTTCCCTCCTCCTCCGAAGTCGCCGGAAGCCTTCCTCGCTCTTCCCCTCCCTGCTGACCTGGAAGATCGCCCTCTGGGTCGACCCCGCCGTCGTAGTTCCCTTGGATATCGTCGAGGAGGACGTCATGCGCTCCAGGCGATCCATCTACTGTGACCAGTGCCGAGTcgtgggtgagagagagagatcggtgaggaaggggaggagagagaaaatcagTTTCAATTTAATAATAGGGGGCACAATTGTCAAAAGATGTtagatttgggtaaatgagttaaaaaaaactcttagtggagtaagtgggcaatgtttatgctaaaattgggtaagtggtcacggcccctaaactttattcccccttataacaccgtgtgggcatgattttgaatttttcttttggcctttcacacaaagtaacatttttgctcaagaagactacgacccatgtaacgagtattatgctagcaactcccaagtcagatgactttagggtactagatgtaacaaggacatcccaaagagcacatctactcgagtcaatagtttcacaatccaccggggtgaccaaaccattcccgtttcttcccaatcctcatatcgttcgtcacgaccaaggcctgtttactttgggaatagcctggccatgctccataaatcattcttcttcttttttttttctttttttttttaaaaggagcAACACAAAAGGAATAATTTCGAACATGAGAATTGAGAACAGGCCAACCAACAAATATgacttaccaccacttagagtatgtgtgcatgtgaggattcaaagtgatagagaatatgttgttcaagctcacaattacaTAGTGATGCAAGAACAAATTCAAAACATGCTAGGCACCTCATTGCACACAGATTTAAGGAAAAGAGTATggcccttgtcaatctaagttcaaaataatctgtcagacactcggggatacaaaccactatttttcaatcttgaatttccagaaactgaacctaacaatgcagaaacgtaaagaaaatgcacctatactatcatgaagacatacaccatgaatgcatgcaaaatggatcaaatgaagtgagagtatcaatacttagagcatccaccaacggtgcttctaagtgattcaaattgagTTCTGTCTAACGGCTTAGAAAAAGAATTAGCCAATTtatgttcagtaggaacgaaaGCAAGCTCAAGCATATTACCAAGATTATCTGTATGAGCAGAAAAATgattatttgaaccttttttaatccagatttgcttctgctttgtttttgtttccagaTCCACGGGGATTGAAGCCAGCTTTGCAATCCTGGCGAACAGATTCAGACCCTCTTTCAACTCAGCTTGCAACGAGGCATGTGAGTTAATTCTCAACGTTTTACTCTGATTTTGAGTAGCCCTGCGAAGCATATTGCACCTAGGACGTATGTGtcctaattttccacaataatgacaagtaggaatAAAGTTTTTGGGGTTGTTAATATACCTGGGCTGACCAAGTTTGTCAAGACTTACCGAGGAGCTTTTCTGAAGTGTTTGGTGAGTCACACGTGGTTCTGATTTTGCAAGCAACTTGGAACCAGACCCATTTTCACAAGACTTTTGTGGCTGACTTGATGAGCTTTCACATTCCACACCTTTTACAAACCTTAAAGGCTTGCAGGTCTCACCATTGTATCCTAATCCCTCTTTGTTGCAATGAGCTTTGCCTAATCCAATCATTTTTTAGACTTTTTCATACCCTATAGAGAACTTGTACAAGCTTTCCTTGACCCTTAATAATTCATCCTGCAACTTCTCATTTTCAAGGGTTAGTGAAACATTTAGATTAGATTGGGCTTTTATTTCAACCTGcaaaactttgattttgttaGTGAGCTCATCATGTTCCTTGTCCCAATCTTGAGACCTGGCCTTACCCTGCAAAACTTTGATCTTATCAACAAGGTTAGCACGCTCTTCTTCCCAATCTCTCaaagaaatttcaaaattttgctcaattttttctttttccactcTCAATGATTCAActtctttttcaagtttgtaattttttcaAAGAACAATCCTAGAGGCATTATACAATTTCttgcatttttcatttgtttcttcatcaagagtatcaaggaagtaagagcaagatttacctcttcaccatcagattgagagccttcatcactatcactccaTGTGGATTTTAAAGCCTTGTTCCCATGTGAGTTATACTTCTTGTTGCCACAATTGGCAGCAAGatgtccaattccaccacactcaaagcatttaggtttgttaggaaatttttttgaagagtttccaaaggagtttttgttttttcagaaaatttttgaactcttttgtcaacaacgataaatccacataatcatcatcaacatcatctttctttttaacagaagagaaagcaatattTTTTACATTTTTCTCAATTGGCAGCAAGatgtccaattccaccacactcaaagcatttaggtttgttaggaaatttttttgaagagtttccaaaggagtttttctttttcagaaaatttttgaactcttttgtcaacaacgataaatccacataatcatcatcaacatcatctttctttttaacagaagagaatgcaatattttttacctttttctcgggcttgatcctcatctcaaaggttttgagattacctatcaattcgtcaagagaataggtgtccaggtcttgagtctcctctatggcaatttgcttggcttgaaattttgaagGAAGAGCCCTGAGAAATTTCTTGACTATTCGGTGCTCCTCAAATGGATCATCAAGGCTACGGCATTGGTTTGTCACATTGAGAAGTCGAGCGTGAAAATCATCAATTGATTCATCTTCCCCCATGGTCATGTTCTCAAATTCCAATACGAGTCTTTGAAGCTTCTGACCTCTAACCTTCTTGTTTCCCTCATAAGTAGCCTGAAGTAGATCCCAAGTTTGTTTGGATGTGTCACAGTGGCTAATTCTcatcctctccttcttggacaaAGCTGTGAATAGTGAATTCCTTGCCTTAAAGTCACAAGTTCTATCACGAACTTCCTCTTCTATCCATTCCTTCATAGGTTTGAGAACCCTTGTAGAGGacccttctactttctttgattcttctgccttggttgggtgttcccatccattctcaactatattccacatgttttcatcttgagagtagagaaaaccctcatcatgatcttccattgtgagtaatcttcaccatcaaacaaaggaGGGCAATTTATCGAACTGGAGGCTCTGTTATATTCATGTTCCATCCTTgaccacggatcaactaaaaacctttagaacctgctctgatgccaagtgaaaatacaaggacataatacgttttctggaaaatggggattgcagtATACAGATCAATCCCTACTGGGCAGAAATAAGAAATAACGAACCAAAACTccagatttttggttacgcagtgaaaatctcaaatatgagattaaaaacactgtggggctcttactcttgagaacccaaaataagaacaattgaattatgatgaaggatatgttctttacaacttCAAATAGCACTAGCGCGGCTACAATGAATagataaaactaatatgcagtTTGTCTTCAATCtcgaactccttcttcacttgattGTTCTTcgatttttccttttcttgcttCACAGCAACTCTTCAGATCACAAGTAACTCCATACGCATGAGCAACTGACCTATAACACTTAACCAAGGAACAAGTGTTTAGGATTTTTATCACGACACAATATCAAGCAAGACTCTCAATTATTTTTGCGTTCCTCATTCGCTCCCTGTGCAGTTTGCATCCTCTATATATGTGTAGAAGCAACGCCAACCCTAATAGACTCCTAAGGGCAAGTTCACCGGGCATCCTATTGCCCGGGGCACCACGTCAAAAGCAGCAAAAATGGTGACCCAGCTCACTATTCACCATTCCACTGGGCTTGGGGCAAAACCACAGTGGGAGGCCCAGGTCACGAACTCGGGTAGGAGGGTGACTGAGCCCGTGACCCAGGATGCCAGCGTGgcccaaaaagaagaagctcgGGGAGACGCGCCGTGGGGGGGAAGTGAAGCCCAGTTTCTTGTCGTCTAGCGGGGACAACGTCTGCAGGCGCGTAGCAGCCGTTTTTTTTGTCGTCTTCTGGCGTGATGCGGCGACGTGGCGTGTAGCCGTTGGGCTACTTTGCAGATTTGAATGCAACGGTCCACAGATCTGGACCGTTGCTTATGAAAGTGAAATGGATCTGACGGCTGGAGATCAAAATCGATTTGcagaggttaaaaaaaaaaaaaaataccgttATATTTcaacggtaacaaaaaaaaatataaccacaatttcctataaatacctcacctcctattttacttctcacaccaaaaaaatcatctttcttcctcaaaattttttgttccttctcctCATAGCTTTCATACTCTACACTTTTTTGATTCCAATATGAGTGTACGAGGCAATACGATTGTCCAACCCGTAGGAGATCCAAGTATTGAcgggacacgttggcagactattgaagacattcaattgtgcaagtcttggaggGCTGTTAGCCAAGATCCGGCAAAGGGTACGGAACGAAGAAAAGATGATCTATGGATAGAGGTACGCCAACACTATGCCGAACATTGGGATGGATATGTCCGATCATTGCAAGCTTTTCAAGGGAGGTGGAAAACCTTGAAAGTCGAACTTTATGCTTGGCATTGTGCGTTAAGGCAAGCGAAGCTTTGGTACAAGAGTGGTGCGAATAtgattgatgaggtatgaatttgtagtgtaacacgaatattaatttttatgattcttttagtgtatattaaaatttaattagttgatacatcttactttaaattattagttgaaatattttgttgataattatactttaaattattagttgatatattaaaatttagttgataattatacttcaaattagtacttcataatcatactttagacttcattttatttaaattatacaTTATACTCACCTTATATTTAAATAGTTGATACATTGTACctcgtttatatttgtactaatagatttatacttttttgtttaaattaaatagctacgtcaagcacaagatttgtggagagctgcgatgaccaaatcgaaaggaaaaccaaaaaaaggTGATTTCATTAGTTTAGAATGTTACGAGATTGTTAAGGGGTTTCAACAATTTGATGACATTCCAAACCATTCCTCTTCGGCTGGAGGAACCTCCAGGGGAGGAACTGAACGGATGCACACACAACAATCCGTTCCTGACTCTCATGTCCAGTTGGACATAGATGTAGATGAGGTAAACGCTGATGCAACTCCCAATCCTTcggtgaggcctcaaggaaagAAGGCTGCCAAAGAAGCTCTTCGGAAAGGAAAAAAAGCATCTAATGATTCCAGTCCTCTGACAGCCGCTGTGGAGACTATAGcaaccaaccaaacatcaatgttGTCTGCCAAGGAGAAACGTGATGAGGAATATGCTCGACATCTCCGTGACCAGCAACAACGAAATTATATACGCTTGCAATTGGATATTCAAGAGAGGGAATTCAAAAatcaagagagggaagagcgtattatggagatGGACACAAGTAAGATGACGCCAACCAAAAAGAATTACtggcaaagaaaacaaacaaaaattgcGGAGAAAGAAGCTGAAGATGCAACCCGTGGATCTGgcttcccacaaccaccattcaccggtggaTATTATCCACAACCTCCTTTTGTCGGTGGCTATTCACAacctcctttccccggtggctatccacaacctcctttccccggtggctatccacaaccaccattccccGGTGGGTATTATCCACAATCTCCTTTCCTCGGTGgcttcccacaaccaccattcaccggtggTGTCCCTTCCCCACCTTTCTCTTCGGGTGAATCCACCAACCCCAACCATATGGATGACCCcacaaacacaaattggattcctaatgaagatgaggattaggaaaattagggagttttatattttaaataattgtattgttatgattccaatgcttggtttttcacttatgtaatattagattgatgaaatgaaaatttatttgaaggattaatttatttaaataatacccttacaaatgaaaagctaaatgaaaccacacaaacataattaaaaacataaaaactaaagtagaaaccacacaaacataattaaaaacataaaaactaatagaaaacacacacaaatagcAGATCTAGATACTCCTATTGGCTTGAAATTCCCAAAAGTGTTGAATGAGGTCTTCCTGAAGGTTGGAGTGACTGTCCTCAGATCTAATTTGTTGGTAGCGGTCCATGAATCCGttcatatgatgagcatctctaCCAACAGGATCAAAGTCTCTACCGGTTGGTCCCTTCCATACCTCAGCAATCCTGGGCCTCATATTGTTATCCTCCTCATCATCGGACTCTAACTCATCATCGCTGTCTTCAGGTCGTTCATTTTCGACAatcatgttgtgtaatataatacaCGTCAACATAATGTATCGAATGTCCTCTTTATGCCACCCACGAGCAGCTCCTCTAACAATACCAAACCGTGACTGCAATATACCAAAACATCTCTCTACATCCTTCCTATACCCCTCTTGAGCCTTTGCAAACTCGATTTCCTTGGGCCGTGTAGGATTTCGAACAGTTTTCAAGAAAGTCGCCCATCGAGGATAAATACCGTCGGCGAGATAGTACCCTAGACTGTGGGCTCTATTGTTAACTTGGAATTGGATCAGAGGTGCTCTACTGGCGGTAAGCTCGTCAAACAACAGAGACTTTGCCAAGACGTTCAGGTCGTTGCATGCCCCGGGCATTCCAAAGAATGCGTGCCAAATCCAGGTGTCGTAAGATGCCACTGCTTCCAGGATGATAGTGGGGATCTGTTTCCTTCCACTATATTCTCCAGCCCAACCTGTCggacaattcttccattgccaATGCATACAGTCGATGCTCCCAATCATTCCTGGAAAACCTCTCCCCTCAGCTTTGGCAAGAAGTCGTCTGAGGTCGGCTGCAGTAGGAGCGCGGAGGTATTCTGCTAAGTAAAGATCAACAATTCCTCGTGTAAAGTGCTGAAAGGCTGCGACGGAGGTGGATTTCGCCATCCGACAATACTCAGCACATTGATCTGCCCCTGCACCGTAAGCAAGCATTCGCAAGGCAGCTGTCATCTTCTGCTCCGGAAGCAGTCCGACTTTGCCAGTAGCATCTGACCTTTGAACAAAGTAACGATCATACTGGCAAAGGTCAGTAGATATACGCTTGAAGAGATTGTGACTCATCCTGTAACGTGTTCGGAACACCGGATCTTTAAACACTGGCCGGTCGACAAAGTAGTTGGCCAACATACCTTTGCCCCTTTCTTCTCTAAGTCGTTCCTCATTTGGTGCACGACCCGGATGAGAACCGCGCCCTCGGTGTTGGTTTCCAGATTCTTCTGCGACTGCAGCGATGACAATGGCGTTGGTGGCCAtcatctcttcatcatcttcatcctgagACCGTCGAATTTGATCCCACAAATTGTTCATTGCAACGAGGGAAATTTAGGAAATATGTAATGCTAGATATATGAAAAGGGTGAAGGTTTGTTAAGCTCGGATGGTGTGTGTATGTAGTGAAAACATCATGTCTATTTATTGAATTTTTTCAcacataaaagtgtcggtgggttATCTCTcactcatttcaaaatttttgtcg is a genomic window containing:
- the LOC133735929 gene encoding uncharacterized protein LOC133735929 gives rise to the protein MSVRGNTIVQPVGDPSIDGTRWQTIEDIQLCKSWRAVSQDPAKGTERRKDDLWIEVRQHYAEHWDGYVRSLQAFQGRWKTLKVELYAWHCALRQAKLWYKSGANMIDELRQAQDLWRAAMTKSKGKPKKGDFISLECYEIVKGFQQFDDIPNHSSSAGGTSRGGTERMHTQQSVPDSHVQLDIDVDEVNADATPNPSVRPQGKKAAKEALRKGKKASNDSSPLTAAVETIATNQTSMLSAKEKRDEEYARHLRDQQQRNYIRLQLDIQEREFKNQEREERIMEMDTSKMTPTKKNYWQRKQTKIAEKEAEDATRGSGFPQPPFTGGYYPQPPFVGGYSQPPFPGGYPQPPFPGGYPQPPFPGGYYPQSPFLGGFPQPPFTGGVPSPPFSSGESTNPNHMDDPTNTNWIPNEDED
- the LOC133737051 gene encoding uncharacterized protein LOC133737051, with the translated sequence MNNLWDQIRRSQDEDDEEMMATNAIVIAAVAEESGNQHRGRGSHPGRAPNEERLREERGKGMLANYFVDRPVFKDPVFRTRYRMSHNLFKRISTDLCQYDRYFVQRSDATGKVGLLPEQKMTAALRMLAYGAGADQCAEYCRMAKSTSVAAFQHFTRGIVDLYLAEYLRAPTAADLRRLLAKAEGRGFPGMIGSIDCMHWQWKNCPTGWAGEYSGRKQIPTIILEAVASYDTWIWHAFFGMPGACNDLNVLAKSLLFDELTASRAPLIQFQVNNRAHSLGYYLADGIYPRWATFLKTVRNPTRPKEIEFAKAQEGYRKDVERCFGILQSRFGIVRGAARGWHKEDIRYIMLTCIILHNMIVENERPEDSDDELESDDEEDNNMRPRIAEVWKGPTGRDFDPVGRDAHHMNGFMDRYQQIRSEDSHSNLQEDLIQHFWEFQANRSI